The following coding sequences are from one uncultured Desulfobacter sp. window:
- a CDS encoding CerR family C-terminal domain-containing protein, with the protein MKKRSRLYSTHVGDETRQRLINAGVEIFGRCGYEAATTRMFAEAAEVNLAAIPYHFGSKEGLYHAVIESVGDRILELLKEERLKAVETVRNETTNSDDVKKALDGIIRGFARILISSELGRQAAPIIMREQAHPTTAFDRLYENHLRPIHEVITVLVARLRKESPDSENAVICAHTIIGQIAAFRMMRETARRRLGWDTFDEQKTEKICDLIIKNTHSILMTEH; encoded by the coding sequence GACGAAACACGCCAGCGGTTAATTAATGCAGGTGTCGAAATTTTTGGAAGATGTGGGTACGAGGCTGCAACTACGCGGATGTTTGCCGAAGCGGCTGAAGTTAATCTTGCTGCTATCCCTTATCATTTTGGTAGCAAGGAGGGACTTTATCATGCTGTTATAGAAAGCGTTGGTGACCGTATTCTTGAGCTGCTCAAAGAGGAACGATTAAAAGCGGTTGAAACGGTTAGGAACGAAACAACGAATTCCGATGACGTGAAAAAAGCTCTTGATGGAATTATTAGGGGGTTTGCCCGCATATTAATTTCTTCAGAACTCGGCCGGCAAGCGGCCCCTATCATCATGAGGGAGCAAGCTCATCCTACGACAGCTTTTGACCGACTTTATGAAAATCATCTCCGCCCTATTCATGAGGTAATTACAGTTTTGGTTGCCCGCCTAAGGAAAGAATCCCCTGACAGCGAGAATGCAGTAATTTGTGCTCATACGATTATAGGACAAATTGCGGCTTTTCGGATGATGCGTGAGACAGCAAGACGGCGGTTGGGATGGGATACCTTTGATGAGCAAAAAACGGAGAAAATATGTGATCTCATCATCAAGAATACTCACAGCATTCTCATGACCGAACATTAA
- a CDS encoding efflux RND transporter permease subunit gives MKKVIDYMAAHPTAANLLMLLFLALGGISISDLKRETFPDFSIDAVQITVAYPGATAEEVESSVCKRIEDAVEGVNNILEVKSIAMENHASVTVEMTEGSDMISFFNDIKTEVEAINDFPEKVEDVIVKRINQTDQVVSVAITGPMAPVHLKAYCEKLKDRLKQKEKISQIEIQGFSDHEFLIEIPFYTLMRYGLSISDIKNAVASQDLDMPAGSIESTDSDILIRFSEERKNIRELEDLIVISSKQGKEIRLGDIATVQDRFMLDEQKILFDGKRAGILQINKTKSEDALRIMDTVTQFLAEEKLKAPPGVSFDVTQNISKIVRDRLHMLVINGVEGLLLVFLAMMIFFPFKFSFWVSMGLPISFSLTFFFMKLLGLSINMLSMVGLLIGLGLLMDDAIVIAENIAAHVEKGRSAFQATVDGISEVAAGVFSSFLTTLFIFGALALGMAGDIGKVLYVIPVILILTLSVSLVEAFFILPNHLSHSLSGGGDASLKNRFRTKVDEGLIWIKDNLLGRIVDFAVNYRYLFMGFVVFLFIVSISMIVGGRLKVQAFPDIEGDVLQARLLFPQGTPLERTQKYVRQVLDATLKMNAEFKPVQPGGQDLVQHFSVLYSTNADTGETGPHVATVSLDLLNAETRNTRIDEIISKWRELSGDIPDAIAVAYKEPVIGPGGLAIEIRLKGEDLDELKHASTRLLNWLHGYDGVSDLYDDLRPGKPEMNVTLKNGAKLKGFDARTIARQLRSAFYGDTASEIMVRDESYEVNLKMTRKDRSSISDLEGFFLINSQGERVPLQAVAQIEQTRGYAGITRINEQRTVTVTGDVDTRVANAADIISDTRNRFLPELKKQFPSVTVDLEGQAKEMKASMGGMIKALLIGIFGVFCLLSFQFRSYIEPLIVMITIPFAFIGVIWGHIIMGLDLSMPSILGFVSLAGIVVNDSILLVSFVKSHASLGEDVSQAGKLASRDRFRAVMLTSVTTIAGLIPLLSEKSLQAQVLIPLACSIVFGLLMSTILVLIVVPCLYTIFSDLNLTSKS, from the coding sequence ATGAAAAAGGTCATCGACTATATGGCAGCCCATCCCACGGCAGCAAACCTTTTGATGTTGCTGTTTTTGGCGCTTGGAGGCATCTCGATTTCCGATTTGAAAAGAGAAACCTTCCCAGATTTTTCAATTGATGCCGTCCAGATTACAGTGGCTTACCCCGGCGCTACTGCCGAGGAAGTGGAATCTTCAGTCTGTAAAAGGATTGAGGATGCCGTAGAAGGGGTCAATAATATCTTAGAAGTAAAAAGTATCGCCATGGAAAACCATGCATCGGTTACCGTGGAAATGACCGAAGGTTCGGATATGATATCTTTTTTCAACGATATTAAAACCGAGGTTGAGGCCATCAATGATTTTCCGGAAAAAGTTGAGGATGTCATTGTAAAAAGGATAAATCAAACCGATCAGGTCGTCTCCGTCGCCATAACCGGGCCCATGGCACCGGTGCATTTAAAAGCCTATTGTGAAAAATTAAAGGATCGACTCAAACAAAAGGAAAAAATATCCCAGATTGAGATCCAGGGATTTTCCGATCACGAATTTTTAATCGAAATACCGTTCTACACCCTGATGCGGTATGGGCTGTCAATCTCGGATATCAAAAATGCCGTGGCGTCCCAGGATCTGGACATGCCGGCTGGCAGCATTGAATCGACAGATTCGGATATTTTAATCCGATTTTCCGAAGAGCGCAAGAATATCAGGGAACTGGAAGATCTGATTGTCATTTCCTCAAAACAGGGAAAGGAAATTAGACTGGGGGATATTGCAACAGTGCAGGATCGGTTCATGCTGGATGAACAAAAGATACTGTTTGACGGCAAACGGGCCGGAATTCTGCAGATCAATAAAACAAAATCTGAAGATGCCTTGAGAATTATGGACACGGTAACCCAATTCCTGGCAGAAGAAAAATTAAAAGCCCCGCCCGGAGTGAGTTTTGACGTCACCCAGAATATATCCAAAATTGTCCGGGACCGTCTGCACATGCTGGTGATAAACGGGGTGGAAGGATTACTACTGGTCTTTCTGGCCATGATGATCTTTTTTCCCTTCAAATTTTCCTTCTGGGTGTCCATGGGACTGCCGATCTCTTTTTCATTGACCTTCTTTTTTATGAAACTATTGGGCCTTTCTATCAATATGCTGTCCATGGTCGGGCTGTTAATCGGCCTGGGACTTTTGATGGACGATGCCATTGTGATTGCCGAGAACATTGCAGCCCATGTTGAAAAAGGCAGATCCGCGTTTCAAGCAACGGTTGATGGAATCTCCGAAGTGGCGGCCGGTGTATTTTCCTCTTTTTTAACAACCCTTTTCATATTCGGCGCACTGGCGCTGGGTATGGCTGGTGATATCGGTAAAGTATTATATGTCATCCCCGTAATTTTAATTTTGACTTTGTCTGTCAGTCTTGTGGAAGCCTTCTTTATCCTTCCCAATCACCTGAGCCATTCTCTCTCTGGAGGAGGGGACGCTTCGTTGAAGAATCGTTTCAGAACAAAAGTCGATGAGGGGCTAATCTGGATCAAAGATAATCTGTTAGGCCGTATTGTGGATTTTGCTGTCAACTATAGATATCTGTTCATGGGATTTGTGGTTTTCCTGTTTATTGTATCAATCTCCATGATTGTGGGGGGGCGGTTAAAAGTACAGGCATTTCCGGATATCGAGGGGGATGTTCTCCAGGCCAGGCTTTTGTTTCCCCAGGGGACACCGCTTGAGAGAACACAAAAATACGTGCGCCAAGTGCTGGATGCAACTTTGAAAATGAACGCCGAATTTAAACCGGTACAGCCCGGGGGACAGGATTTGGTTCAGCATTTTTCCGTGCTTTACAGCACCAATGCGGATACCGGCGAAACAGGACCGCATGTCGCAACGGTTTCTTTAGATCTACTCAATGCAGAAACCCGCAATACAAGGATAGATGAAATTATCAGCAAATGGCGTGAGCTGTCCGGGGACATTCCGGACGCCATTGCAGTGGCATATAAAGAGCCGGTTATCGGTCCGGGTGGACTGGCCATTGAAATCCGGCTCAAGGGAGAGGACCTGGATGAATTGAAACATGCCTCCACCCGCTTGCTTAACTGGCTTCACGGGTATGACGGTGTCTCAGATCTTTACGATGATTTACGGCCAGGAAAACCCGAAATGAATGTTACGCTTAAAAATGGGGCAAAATTAAAAGGATTTGATGCCAGAACCATCGCTAGGCAACTTCGATCCGCCTTCTACGGGGATACGGCCAGTGAAATCATGGTGAGGGACGAATCCTATGAAGTGAATTTAAAAATGACCCGGAAGGACAGGAGCAGCATTTCAGATCTTGAAGGGTTTTTCCTGATCAACTCCCAGGGAGAGCGAGTGCCACTTCAGGCGGTGGCACAGATTGAACAAACCCGGGGATATGCCGGAATTACTCGGATCAATGAACAAAGAACCGTAACGGTGACAGGAGATGTGGATACCCGGGTTGCCAATGCCGCAGATATCATTTCCGACACCAGGAACAGGTTCCTGCCTGAGTTGAAAAAACAATTCCCCAGCGTGACCGTCGATCTTGAAGGGCAGGCCAAGGAAATGAAAGCCTCCATGGGTGGAATGATAAAGGCCCTTCTGATCGGAATTTTTGGAGTGTTCTGCCTTTTAAGTTTTCAATTCAGGTCATACATTGAGCCCTTGATCGTCATGATAACCATTCCCTTTGCATTTATCGGAGTGATATGGGGGCATATCATCATGGGGCTTGATCTGAGCATGCCCAGTATTTTGGGATTTGTGTCCCTCGCCGGTATTGTGGTCAACGATTCCATTCTTCTGGTCAGCTTTGTTAAATCCCACGCAAGTCTTGGAGAAGATGTATCCCAGGCCGGCAAACTGGCGTCACGAGACCGCTTTCGTGCGGTCATGCTCACATCGGTCACAACCATTGCGGGGCTGATACCGCTGTTGAGCGAAAAATCTCTGCAGGCACAGGTTCTAATACCTTTGGCCTGCTCCATCGTGTTCGGGCTTTTAATGTCCACGATTCTTGTGCTGATCGTTGTGCCCTGCCTTTATACGATTTTTTCTGACCTAAACCTGACCTCCAAAAGCTGA
- a CDS encoding ABATE domain-containing protein produces MKPILLHPESYKGTYKPVGGHLVLDFVNTVSYRGFPKPHDWLSRFTNLSMWARAIGLVGAPEETGMNNWAKAHPLEAGQQLEDIKNLRERLYRLLRKIHSNGKCPSRDLKAFNEDLSRTFQRQELVQWDDGTQRRLKLEWRSGIQTAELIQSEIIKSAFALMTSEKMLSTMKTCEGCDWLFLDRSQAKRRRWCTMEDCGNRAKAKRFYRQKAGKS; encoded by the coding sequence ATGAAACCAATATTGCTTCACCCTGAATCTTATAAAGGCACGTACAAACCGGTGGGAGGACACCTGGTCCTGGATTTTGTCAATACGGTGAGTTACAGGGGATTCCCCAAACCCCATGACTGGCTTTCCCGGTTTACGAACCTTTCAATGTGGGCAAGAGCTATAGGCCTGGTTGGTGCCCCTGAGGAAACCGGCATGAACAATTGGGCAAAAGCCCATCCTTTGGAAGCCGGCCAACAACTGGAAGATATTAAGAATCTACGGGAAAGACTTTATCGTCTGTTGCGTAAAATTCATTCTAATGGGAAATGCCCCTCCCGGGATTTAAAGGCATTTAATGAAGATCTGTCCCGCACTTTCCAACGGCAGGAACTGGTTCAATGGGATGATGGGACGCAAAGGCGGCTGAAATTGGAATGGCGGTCGGGTATTCAGACGGCTGAATTGATTCAGTCAGAAATCATAAAGTCGGCATTTGCATTGATGACGTCTGAAAAGATGTTAAGCACGATGAAGACCTGTGAAGGGTGTGACTGGCTGTTTCTTGACCGCAGCCAGGCCAAAAGAAGGCGCTGGTGTACAATGGAAGATTGCGGCAATCGGGCAAAGGCAAAACGGTTCTACCGGCAGAAGGCCGGAAAAAGTTGA
- a CDS encoding DMT family transporter: MRNHVLMFSTAMVLAGSIGLFVTEAGISSYNAVFIRCLVAAILMGGFVGIKGQAKSITARPEEIKWIVICGFALVGNWYFLFESFRLSSITIGIASYYTAPFFLLIFSRLILKENIPVSSVLWTVIGFTGLLTLVGVPDPDTGPQGNILPGIMSGITAAALYASVILLGKQVTRTRPTVVTAIQMILGAVAIFPFTTFTPDIIAEINWPFALSLGVFHTALLYTLFYASVRKISAGLIAPLAFIEPLTAILLDFSFYGTRLSNYQIFGICIILLSSYRTMRGAER, from the coding sequence ATGAGAAACCATGTTTTAATGTTCAGCACGGCTATGGTACTGGCAGGTTCCATCGGCCTGTTCGTTACGGAAGCCGGGATATCAAGCTATAATGCAGTCTTTATTCGATGTCTGGTGGCGGCGATCTTAATGGGGGGATTTGTCGGTATAAAAGGCCAGGCCAAATCCATCACGGCAAGACCGGAGGAGATAAAATGGATCGTGATCTGTGGATTTGCACTGGTGGGAAACTGGTATTTTTTATTCGAATCCTTCCGTCTCTCTTCTATCACCATTGGAATTGCAAGTTATTATACCGCCCCATTTTTTCTTTTAATTTTCAGCCGGTTGATTTTGAAAGAAAACATCCCGGTTTCGTCCGTTCTCTGGACCGTAATAGGGTTCACCGGCCTATTGACTTTGGTTGGTGTTCCTGATCCGGATACCGGGCCCCAAGGGAACATCCTACCAGGGATCATGTCAGGTATCACTGCCGCGGCTTTGTACGCATCGGTAATTCTGCTTGGGAAACAGGTAACCAGGACCCGTCCCACCGTTGTAACAGCCATACAAATGATCCTTGGCGCTGTCGCAATTTTTCCGTTTACCACATTTACACCGGATATCATTGCAGAGATCAACTGGCCGTTTGCCCTCTCCCTTGGTGTCTTTCACACGGCCCTGTTGTATACACTGTTTTATGCCAGCGTGCGAAAAATTTCGGCGGGATTGATTGCGCCACTGGCGTTCATCGAGCCGTTGACTGCCATCTTATTGGATTTTAGTTTTTACGGCACCCGGTTGTCAAACTACCAGATATTCGGGATTTGTATCATCCTGCTCTCGTCCTACCGAACCATGCGCGGCGCAGAGCGATAG